A window of Diadema setosum chromosome 2, eeDiaSeto1, whole genome shotgun sequence contains these coding sequences:
- the LOC140244942 gene encoding uncharacterized protein MT2135-like, translating into MTTVMVPTILHGLHSVSAANCTGLSAEVVCTCDDFGHCLQGTVEVDPWLQETLKTQMDVQLDTPFHLVQLLDAHNSYNTRVYGVLYGANDTCQWPPPYNESAPCITIANQEFSLTDLLNMGIRGIELDNWFCEGEMRIAHLGNNIAMMCNADHVRFEEPVAEIGAWLDQNEGEIVRIYMNEKFDQGNDSAVNGPFERHLGDRVLTPADLQDTYGGEWPTLRTMKRDGKTVVIAQIATAGSDEFYLHQGIFIHPGFWLDKQRRFFTNYPSCGGKNDTNALRFYSDSTHYIFENELLDGPSRTGYVEDLTEFVKCRIQYPGADMITPQFLETAVYTWARGEPANPVIDATSCILLSGNDGRWYRPSDCNQEVNFACRHEVDVDDWVVSDTAGNYDTNTNACPAGYRFALPQNGYENQKLLDELDGRSTWLNVAPLLPNYVPPTNLPPVDTTTGHATPLVRSSSLLFWSLIVLVAAMLS; encoded by the exons TGTGATGACTTCGGGCACTGCCTACAAGGCACAGTGGAGGTAGACCCATGGCTGCAGGAAACTTTGAAGACTCAGATGGACGTTCAG CTTGACACGCCGTTCCATCTCGTTCAACTGCTTGAT GCTCACAACTCTTACAACACGAGAGTGTACGGGGTGCTTTACGGAG CAAACGACACGTGTCAATGGCCTCCACCATATAACGAATCCGCCCCCTGCATAACGATAGCCAATCAAGAGTTCAGCCTGACTGATCTTCTGAATATGGGCATCAGAGGGATAGAACTAGACAACTGGTTCTGTGAAGGCGAG ATGCGTATTGCTCACCTCGGGAATAATATCGCAATGATGTGTAACGCTGATCACGTGAGGTTCGAGGAACCTGTGGCTGAAATAGGGGCGTGGTTGGACCAAAACGAAGGCGAGATCGTCCGCATCTATATGAAT GAAAAGTTTGACCAGGGCAACGATAGCGCAGTAAACGGACCTTTCGAGCGTCATCTTGGCGACCGTGTTTTGACACCTGCTGACCTGCAAGATACCTACGGAGGGGAGTGGCCTACGTTGAGGACGATGAAAAGG gATGGTAAAACCGTGGTCATAGCACAGATAGCCACTGCTGGGTCTGATGAattttacctccaccaaggcATATTCATCCATCCGGGATTTTGGTTGGACAAACAACGCAGATTC TTTACAAACTATCCATCGTGTGGtggaaaaaatgacacaaacGCCCTTCGCTTCTACAGTGACAGCACGCACTACAT ATTCGAAAACGAATTACTGGACGGCCCGTCTAGAACTGGGTACGTGGAAGACCTCACCGAGTTTGTCAAGTGCCGCATACAGTACCCTGGCGCGGACATGATCACGCCGCAGTTCCTCGAGACGGCAGTCTACACCTGGGCCCGGGGAGAACCGGCGAACCCAGTAATTGACGCAACCTCCTGTATCCTTCTCAG CGGCAATGATGGTCGATGGTACAGACCAAGTGACTGCAACCAAGAAGTCAACTTTGCTTGCCGCCATGAGGTCGACGTTGATGACTGGGTGGTGAGCGACACGGCCGGGAACTACGACACGAACACTAATGCCTGTCCCGCAGGATACAGATTCGCGCTGCCGCAAAATGGCTACGAGAATCAGAAG CTACTGGATGAGCTCGACGGACGCTCAACATGGCTCAACGTTGCCCCCTTGCTACCAAACTACGTGCCCCCTACTAATCTTCCACCAGTGGATACCACTACCGGCCACGCCACGCCTCTCGTCCGGTCCTCCTCGCTGCTCTTCTGGTCTCTCATCGTCCTCGTCGCTGCGATGCTTTCATAA